From Salinibacterium sp. ZJ450, one genomic window encodes:
- the hpf gene encoding ribosome hibernation-promoting factor, HPF/YfiA family, which produces MDISITGRNLGITDRFRDYATEKAAKVSHLADRAIAFEIKVSRHNEPRGSNPEDRVELMLIGPGPLVRAESGGSDKYVAFDLALDKLLERVRQAKDRRKVHRGQHRPTSLSEASAGGFSTTDITPADPDLIDKVATGSIPIQNTEEPVEEEDYSPVVIREKVFPAARMTCDDAVDHMELVGHDFFLFVDSATDRPSVVYRRKGWAYGVISLADEETSVQAVGGSHAYRR; this is translated from the coding sequence ATGGACATCAGTATCACCGGACGCAATCTGGGAATTACCGATCGGTTCCGTGACTATGCGACTGAAAAGGCCGCGAAAGTGTCACACCTGGCCGATCGGGCCATTGCATTCGAGATCAAGGTATCCCGGCACAACGAGCCGCGCGGGTCGAACCCCGAGGACCGTGTCGAACTCATGCTGATCGGACCCGGGCCGCTCGTGCGGGCGGAATCTGGCGGTTCGGACAAGTACGTTGCCTTCGATCTGGCGCTCGACAAGCTGCTCGAACGGGTAAGACAGGCCAAAGACAGACGCAAGGTGCACCGGGGGCAGCACCGCCCGACCTCGCTGAGCGAGGCATCCGCGGGCGGCTTCAGCACAACCGACATCACCCCGGCCGACCCGGATCTGATCGACAAGGTGGCCACCGGCTCCATACCGATCCAGAACACCGAGGAACCGGTCGAAGAGGAGGACTACTCGCCCGTGGTGATCCGGGAGAAGGTCTTCCCGGCCGCCCGCATGACCTGCGACGATGCCGTGGATCACATGGAACTGGTCGGCCACGATTTCTTCCTGTTCGTGGACAGTGCGACCGACCGGCCGAGCGTCGTATACCGCCGCAAGGGGTGGGCGTACGGAGTGATCAGTCTGGCCGATGAAGAGACCAGTGTGCAGGCTGTGGGCGGGAGCCACGCGTACAGGCGGTAG
- the secA gene encoding preprotein translocase subunit SecA: protein MANVLERVLRVGEGRTLRRLKAYAEAINQLEDDFTGLTDEELRNETVELRERYSNGESLDDLLPEAFAAVREASKRTLGLRHFDVQLMGGAALHLGNIAEMKTGEGKTLVATTAAYLNAIASRGVHVITVNDYLASYQSELMGRVFRALGMTTGCIVAGQTPEIRRQQYACDITYGTNNEFGFDYLRDNMAWQATDMVQRGHFYAVVDEVDSILIDEARTPLIISGPASGEANRWFTEFANLANRLTQGSDYEVDEKKRTVGVLEPGIEKVEDYLGIDNLYESANTPLISFLNNSIKAKALFKKDKDYVVMNGEVLIVDEHTGRILMGRRYNEGIHQAIEAKEGVAVKAENQTLATVTLQNYFRLYQKLSGMTGTAETEAAEFMSTYKLGVVAIPTNRPMARKDQPDLVYKNEEAKFGQVVEDIVERHGAGQPVLVGTTSVEKSEYLSRMLAKRGVKHEVLNAKNHAREAAIVAQAGRLGAVTVATNMAGRGTDVMLGGNAEFLAVAQMNAKGLNPNDTPEEYEAEWDAVFDAVKADVATEAAKVIDAGGLYVLGTERHESRRIDNQLRGRSGRQGDPGESRFYLSLQDDLMRLFNSGAAEALMGRNNVPDDMAIESKVVSRAIRSAQSQVESRNAEIRKNVLKYDDVLNRQREAIYSDRRHILEGDDLHERAQQFLESVLGELIDVNTAEGHSDDWDLDALWTELKQLYPISITIDEVLTEAGAQGKVTPQFLKQEIISDAKLAYLRREESLGASAMRELERRVVLSVIDRRWRDHLYEMDYLKDGIGLRAMAQRDPLVEYQREGFAMFQNMMGQIREESVGFLFNLEVEVTGGAGKAQVAAKGLGGTEAPPERLSFSAPSADNAGEVEVRNQRGQLERAETQRAQQAAAMLRRAAGQPQQPAAAPQTRQGQPAARGAFGQTQTEEHDHDHSHAPVNRAQRRAQDKKNR from the coding sequence GTGGCAAACGTTCTAGAGAGGGTCCTCCGCGTCGGTGAGGGCCGCACCCTTCGGCGCCTGAAGGCTTACGCCGAGGCGATCAACCAGCTCGAAGACGACTTCACCGGGTTGACCGATGAAGAGTTGAGAAACGAAACGGTCGAGTTGCGTGAACGCTACTCGAACGGTGAGTCTCTCGACGACCTGCTGCCCGAGGCGTTCGCCGCGGTGCGCGAGGCGTCGAAGCGCACGCTCGGACTGCGGCACTTCGACGTGCAGCTGATGGGCGGCGCCGCCCTGCACCTCGGCAACATCGCCGAGATGAAGACCGGTGAGGGCAAGACCCTGGTCGCCACCACCGCCGCATACCTGAACGCAATCGCGTCGCGCGGGGTGCATGTGATCACGGTCAACGACTACCTGGCCAGCTACCAGTCCGAGCTGATGGGCCGGGTGTTCCGTGCACTGGGAATGACCACCGGATGCATCGTGGCCGGTCAGACCCCGGAGATCCGCCGCCAGCAGTACGCCTGCGACATCACCTACGGCACCAACAACGAGTTCGGCTTCGACTACCTGCGCGACAACATGGCGTGGCAGGCCACCGACATGGTGCAGCGCGGCCACTTCTACGCCGTCGTCGACGAGGTCGACTCGATCCTCATCGACGAGGCTCGTACCCCGCTGATCATCTCGGGTCCGGCATCCGGTGAAGCCAACCGCTGGTTCACCGAGTTCGCCAACCTCGCCAACCGGCTCACCCAGGGCAGCGACTACGAGGTCGACGAGAAGAAGCGCACCGTCGGTGTGCTCGAACCCGGCATCGAGAAGGTCGAGGACTACCTCGGCATCGACAACCTGTACGAATCCGCCAACACCCCGCTGATCTCGTTCCTGAACAACTCGATCAAGGCGAAGGCCCTGTTCAAGAAGGACAAGGACTACGTCGTGATGAACGGCGAGGTGCTGATCGTCGACGAGCACACCGGCCGCATCCTGATGGGCCGCCGCTACAACGAGGGCATCCACCAGGCGATCGAGGCCAAGGAGGGCGTGGCGGTCAAGGCCGAGAACCAGACGCTCGCCACGGTGACGCTGCAGAACTACTTCCGTCTGTACCAGAAGCTCTCTGGCATGACCGGTACCGCCGAGACCGAGGCCGCCGAGTTCATGTCCACCTACAAGCTCGGTGTGGTCGCCATCCCCACCAACCGGCCGATGGCCCGCAAGGACCAGCCCGACCTCGTCTACAAGAACGAGGAGGCCAAGTTCGGCCAGGTGGTCGAGGACATCGTCGAACGACACGGCGCCGGGCAGCCGGTGCTGGTGGGCACCACGAGCGTGGAGAAGAGCGAGTACCTGTCGCGGATGCTCGCCAAGCGCGGGGTCAAGCACGAGGTGCTGAACGCCAAGAACCACGCCCGTGAAGCGGCGATCGTCGCCCAGGCCGGCCGACTCGGCGCCGTCACCGTCGCCACCAACATGGCCGGCCGTGGCACCGACGTGATGCTCGGCGGCAACGCCGAGTTCCTCGCCGTCGCGCAGATGAACGCCAAGGGCCTGAACCCGAACGACACCCCGGAAGAGTACGAAGCCGAGTGGGACGCCGTGTTCGACGCGGTCAAGGCGGATGTCGCGACCGAGGCCGCGAAGGTCATCGACGCCGGCGGACTGTACGTGCTCGGCACCGAGCGCCACGAGTCGCGCCGCATCGACAACCAGCTGCGCGGGCGCTCCGGCCGTCAGGGTGACCCCGGCGAGAGCCGGTTCTACCTGTCGCTGCAGGACGACCTGATGCGGCTGTTCAACTCCGGCGCCGCCGAGGCGCTGATGGGCCGCAACAACGTGCCAGACGACATGGCAATCGAGTCCAAGGTTGTCAGCCGCGCCATCCGCAGCGCTCAGTCGCAGGTGGAGTCGCGCAACGCGGAGATCCGCAAGAACGTGCTGAAGTACGACGACGTGTTGAACCGACAGCGTGAGGCGATCTACAGCGACCGCCGCCACATCCTCGAGGGCGACGACCTGCACGAGCGGGCGCAGCAGTTCCTGGAGAGTGTGCTCGGCGAGCTGATCGACGTGAACACCGCGGAGGGCCACAGCGACGACTGGGACCTCGACGCGCTGTGGACCGAGCTGAAGCAGCTGTACCCGATTTCGATCACCATCGACGAGGTACTCACCGAGGCGGGAGCGCAGGGCAAGGTCACCCCGCAGTTCCTCAAGCAGGAGATCATCTCCGACGCCAAGCTGGCCTACCTGCGTCGCGAGGAGTCGCTCGGTGCTTCGGCGATGCGCGAACTCGAGCGCCGCGTCGTGCTCAGCGTGATCGACCGCCGCTGGCGCGACCACCTCTATGAGATGGACTACCTGAAGGACGGCATCGGCCTGCGCGCGATGGCGCAGCGCGACCCGCTGGTGGAATACCAGCGTGAGGGCTTCGCCATGTTCCAGAACATGATGGGCCAGATTCGCGAAGAGTCGGTGGGCTTCCTGTTCAACCTGGAGGTCGAAGTCACCGGAGGCGCAGGCAAGGCGCAGGTCGCCGCCAAGGGCCTCGGCGGCACCGAGGCTCCGCCCGAGCGGCTCAGCTTCTCGGCACCGAGCGCCGACAACGCCGGCGAGGTGGAGGTGCGCAACCAGCGCGGTCAGCTGGAGCGTGCCGAGACCCAGCGTGCGCAGCAGGCCGCTGCCATGCTGCGTCGCGCGGCAGGTCAGCCGCAGCAGCCCGCCGCCGCACCGCAGACCCGGCAGGGGCAGCCCGCGGCGCGTGGCGCGTTCGGGCAGACCCAGACCGAGGAACACGACCACGATCACTCGCACGCCCCGGTGAACCGGGCCCAGCGTCGGGCGCAAGACAAGAAGAACCGCTAA
- a CDS encoding Rv3235 family protein, producing MSTARPRRTLSPTADPPASAEPMPSKTIRPPYDADVAFGKQPSLDDLLPNPEPLVANLTRCVIEILAGARELEQISRWVSDDVYKHLLKRVLISARGRQARGQPVMRPAFAVGSSLITRPAPGVVEAVVVVNGRARTRAVAIRLEGLDRRWRATAIHVL from the coding sequence ATGAGCACCGCCCGACCCCGCCGCACGCTCTCCCCGACGGCCGATCCACCAGCCAGCGCCGAACCGATGCCGTCGAAGACGATCAGACCGCCATACGATGCGGATGTCGCGTTCGGGAAGCAGCCCTCGCTTGACGATCTGCTTCCCAATCCCGAACCGCTGGTCGCGAACCTCACCCGCTGTGTGATCGAGATCCTGGCGGGCGCCCGGGAGCTGGAACAGATCAGCCGCTGGGTCAGCGACGACGTCTATAAGCACCTGCTCAAACGGGTGCTGATCTCGGCACGCGGGCGCCAGGCGCGCGGGCAACCGGTGATGCGGCCGGCCTTCGCGGTGGGGTCATCGCTGATCACCCGACCGGCGCCGGGAGTGGTGGAGGCGGTGGTCGTGGTCAACGGTCGGGCGCGCACCCGGGCGGTCGCGATCCGACTGGAAGGGCTTGACCGGCGCTGGCGGGCGACCGCGATCCATGTGCTCTGA
- a CDS encoding neutral zinc metallopeptidase, whose translation MQRRRCSAYRRRKEPGRPLMLLRRSATGMMIAAVGVLAFGYAPSSALAAEAYPVDSVAVTSIDAPTADSDESVYPDYNAAVNVTSQYWATHFSEFVPGTYVPPNLYSGNEELGIGLYDAPAETVYCGSFVLTDQNAWYCLPEDFIAFDIDLMDRALTVGDAFIYFIVAHEWGHAIQARVAPAQRDLRIELQADCLAGAALQGMANDGTLAFEEGDNEELTVGIASLGDPWPWANPTDHGSADERLGQFNRGAQFGVADCLQPTY comes from the coding sequence CTGCAGCGCCGCCGGTGTTCGGCGTATCGTCGCCGGAAAGAGCCAGGGAGGCCCCTCATGCTGCTTCGACGGAGTGCGACCGGAATGATGATTGCCGCGGTCGGCGTCCTAGCCTTCGGGTATGCGCCGAGTTCGGCACTTGCCGCAGAGGCGTACCCCGTCGATTCGGTCGCCGTGACCAGCATCGATGCACCGACCGCCGACTCCGACGAGTCGGTGTACCCCGACTACAACGCCGCGGTGAACGTGACGAGCCAGTACTGGGCCACTCACTTCTCGGAGTTTGTGCCCGGCACCTACGTGCCACCGAACCTGTACAGCGGCAACGAGGAGCTCGGCATTGGCCTGTATGACGCGCCCGCGGAAACGGTGTATTGCGGCTCGTTCGTGCTCACTGACCAGAACGCCTGGTACTGCCTTCCCGAGGACTTCATCGCGTTCGACATCGACCTGATGGATCGGGCGCTGACCGTGGGCGACGCGTTCATCTACTTCATCGTCGCGCATGAATGGGGGCACGCCATCCAGGCCAGGGTGGCGCCGGCGCAGCGAGACCTCAGGATCGAGCTGCAAGCGGACTGCCTCGCCGGCGCGGCGCTGCAGGGAATGGCAAACGACGGCACACTCGCCTTCGAAGAGGGGGACAACGAGGAGTTGACCGTGGGGATCGCGAGCCTCGGCGACCCCTGGCCGTGGGCCAACCCGACAGATCACGGTTCCGCCGACGAACGCCTCGGCCAGTTCAACCGTGGTGCGCAGTTCGGGGTCGCCGACTGCCTGCAGCCCACCTACTGA
- a CDS encoding lipopolysaccharide assembly LapA domain-containing protein → MTDTPRPQPPSAEPHEQGATPKPRPRITRTGVVWVTTAVALLLLVLLIIFILQNQESVEVRWFGLTGWVPLGVALLIAAVGGGVVIAIAGIARVTQLRMNARRIRRNS, encoded by the coding sequence ATGACCGACACACCCAGACCTCAGCCGCCGAGCGCGGAGCCGCACGAGCAGGGCGCGACGCCTAAGCCTCGTCCTAGAATCACCCGCACCGGAGTGGTCTGGGTGACGACTGCCGTCGCCCTGTTGCTCTTAGTGCTGCTGATCATCTTCATCCTCCAAAACCAGGAGAGCGTCGAGGTGCGGTGGTTCGGATTGACGGGCTGGGTTCCCTTAGGAGTGGCCTTGTTGATCGCCGCCGTGGGCGGCGGTGTCGTGATTGCGATCGCCGGAATCGCACGGGTCACTCAGCTGCGCATGAATGCGCGCCGGATCAGACGCAACAGTTAG
- a CDS encoding HNH endonuclease, translating into MDKTRFLVRTPQSRHFVDDRCANCLTEFPDDVPGLFCSKWCNEISSTVRYTRAVLRDGRYRRPDVQEALAVRNGFILYGGYASLGRELPTEVRDEIKNRDHGLCRECGKPGNEIDHVDGSSADPSNLQLLCHDCHIEKTTQRMRPASDKEKSLLLAIHLSRVLPDEPVLLGDDELAWQSRWQSLKSARRTRLLAKAEPANSGAADTGPEVEWPNFDSYGFESEAMGEFKRRANWQPR; encoded by the coding sequence ATGGATAAGACACGCTTCCTAGTACGGACTCCACAGAGCCGGCACTTCGTCGACGACCGCTGCGCGAACTGTCTCACCGAGTTTCCCGACGATGTGCCTGGCCTCTTCTGTTCCAAATGGTGCAACGAAATCTCGTCCACCGTGCGGTACACGAGAGCGGTGCTCCGCGACGGCCGCTACCGTCGCCCCGACGTGCAGGAAGCGCTGGCGGTACGGAACGGGTTCATCCTCTACGGCGGGTATGCGTCGCTTGGTCGTGAGCTACCCACTGAGGTTCGGGATGAGATCAAGAACCGAGACCATGGTCTCTGCCGTGAGTGCGGCAAGCCGGGAAACGAGATCGACCACGTCGACGGGAGCTCTGCGGACCCCAGCAACCTGCAGCTTCTGTGCCACGACTGTCACATTGAGAAGACGACTCAGAGAATGAGACCCGCGTCGGACAAGGAGAAGTCGTTGCTCCTGGCAATACACCTGTCTCGGGTCCTCCCCGATGAGCCGGTGCTGCTCGGCGATGATGAACTCGCCTGGCAGTCACGGTGGCAGAGTCTCAAATCAGCGCGGCGGACACGACTGCTGGCGAAAGCGGAGCCGGCAAATTCGGGCGCCGCCGACACCGGCCCCGAGGTCGAGTGGCCGAACTTCGACAGTTACGGTTTCGAGTCGGAAGCGATGGGAGAGTTCAAGAGGCGTGCCAACTGGCAGCCGCGCTAG